In the Aliarcobacter cryaerophilus genome, one interval contains:
- a CDS encoding Fic family protein, producing MFDYTQLTYSEKINDLLIYHGSQAKLSDYLEISRQSILKWKENDSSIKEENKLKIDVAFCKAFGFKSIDANEVIRVLTQLNKIDFSYFNIKEEDIVHLISKYSSFGSLEIEEADISEKKFDKVISQNNELINDLNKREIFSINNLSSLSNKIIMDTLNNTEDVFPITTEKIRIWHFILMSGIRADAGKYSTKIRIIPGSEDLHLTDPRDIPEELEYWCSKYKDIETIEDIAKAHAHFEAIHPFGDGNGRLGRIIMAAQCIKIGYIPPLINKKNKALYLVFLKHAQVNSEYGHLSYFLGNSILNMHKKVFKI from the coding sequence ATGTTTGATTATACACAATTGACTTATTCAGAAAAAATAAACGATTTATTAATATATCATGGTAGTCAAGCAAAATTATCTGATTATTTGGAAATAAGTCGACAATCTATTTTAAAATGGAAAGAAAATGATAGTTCAATCAAAGAAGAGAATAAGCTTAAAATTGATGTTGCTTTTTGTAAAGCCTTTGGATTTAAATCTATTGATGCGAATGAAGTTATTAGAGTTTTGACACAATTAAATAAAATCGATTTTTCATATTTTAATATAAAAGAAGAAGATATAGTTCATTTAATCTCTAAATATTCATCATTTGGATCATTGGAAATTGAAGAGGCGGATATTAGTGAGAAAAAATTTGATAAAGTTATTTCCCAGAATAATGAATTAATAAACGATTTGAACAAAAGAGAGATATTTTCTATAAATAACTTATCATCATTGAGTAATAAAATCATAATGGATACATTAAACAATACAGAAGATGTATTTCCAATAACTACTGAAAAAATAAGAATATGGCATTTTATTTTAATGAGTGGTATCAGAGCAGATGCTGGTAAATATTCAACAAAAATAAGAATTATTCCAGGAAGTGAAGATTTACACTTAACTGACCCAAGAGATATACCAGAAGAGTTGGAATATTGGTGTTCTAAATATAAAGATATTGAAACAATTGAAGATATTGCAAAAGCTCATGCTCATTTTGAAGCAATACACCCTTTTGGAGATGGAAACGGAAGATTAGGAAGAATAATAATGGCTGCTCAATGTATTAAAATAGGTTATATTCCTCCTTTGATTAATAAAAAAAATAAAGCTTTGTATCTTGTTTTTTTAAAACATGCTCAGGTTAATTCAGAATATGGACATTTATCATATTTTTTAGGAAATTCTATATTGAATATGCACAAAAAAGTATTTAAGATTTAA
- a CDS encoding MarR family EPS-associated transcriptional regulator — translation MNQEEIELKILRSVDKITSQRTIADEIGYSLGKVNYVLKNLIDKGLIKTQRFVNSENKIQYKYLLTPKGIKEKIEITEKFIAIKKAEYDELQEQIKEYHKKYDIKNRFI, via the coding sequence TTGAATCAAGAAGAGATAGAATTAAAAATTCTAAGAAGTGTAGATAAAATTACAAGCCAAAGAACAATAGCAGATGAGATAGGCTATAGCTTGGGAAAAGTGAATTATGTACTTAAAAACTTGATTGATAAAGGTCTTATAAAAACTCAAAGATTTGTAAACTCAGAAAATAAAATACAATATAAATATTTACTTACGCCAAAAGGTATCAAAGAGAAAATAGAGATTACAGAGAAGTTTATTGCTATAAAAAAAGCTGAGTATGATGAGCTTCAAGAGCAAATTAAAGAATATCATAAAAAGTATGATATTAAAAATAGATTTATTTAA
- a CDS encoding Fic family protein produces MYITPAIPESGSIKLDTFLFKKAEEIVMKSAKLTGGHNKQFILAIKDLLKITNSYYSNLIESEGTHPFDIEKAMKKDFSSEKKKKDLQQLSLVHIEVQEYIQHLTTINKDTYLLDTILDMHKEFYSKDEMKYALKIKHDDLEVDMIPGKLRESFVKVGNHLAPDPKDLSSYFGEFEFFYNQSKFENKTMQLIYALCSHHRLVYIHPFYDGNGRISRLYLDYILYKIDLEGYGLWNISRGLARNIDKYKEFLSIADEPYTGSYDDGRGNLSLKALKLFLDFMLDIALDQINYMSEVLRIDLIANRIRNYVIFSQKNMYKDIEPLPKHSEKIFENLLIYGEIPRNSVKDLLGVSKPTAIKIVKELEKREYITSLKPQGPISIKFNSHFASEVIPEIFPKV; encoded by the coding sequence ATGTATATAACTCCAGCAATTCCTGAATCTGGTTCTATAAAGCTTGATACTTTTTTATTTAAAAAAGCTGAAGAAATTGTTATGAAAAGTGCAAAGTTAACAGGTGGACATAATAAACAATTTATCTTAGCAATAAAAGATTTATTGAAAATCACAAATAGTTACTATTCAAATTTAATTGAATCAGAAGGTACTCACCCTTTTGATATTGAAAAAGCAATGAAAAAAGATTTTTCATCAGAGAAAAAGAAAAAAGATTTACAACAACTCTCTTTAGTACACATAGAAGTACAAGAGTATATACAGCACTTAACAACAATAAATAAAGATACTTATTTGTTGGATACTATACTTGATATGCATAAAGAGTTTTATTCTAAAGATGAAATGAAATATGCGCTAAAGATAAAACATGATGATTTAGAAGTAGATATGATTCCTGGGAAGTTAAGAGAAAGCTTTGTAAAAGTTGGTAATCATCTTGCTCCTGATCCTAAAGATTTAAGTTCCTATTTTGGTGAATTTGAATTTTTTTACAATCAAAGTAAGTTTGAAAATAAAACTATGCAACTAATTTATGCACTATGTTCTCATCATCGTTTAGTTTATATACACCCTTTTTACGATGGAAATGGAAGAATTTCTAGGTTATATTTAGATTATATTTTATATAAAATTGATTTAGAAGGTTATGGACTATGGAATATATCAAGAGGATTAGCGAGAAATATTGATAAGTACAAAGAGTTTTTATCAATAGCAGATGAACCTTATACAGGTAGTTATGATGATGGAAGAGGTAATTTATCGTTAAAGGCTTTAAAGTTATTCTTAGATTTTATGTTAGATATAGCTTTGGATCAAATAAATTATATGTCCGAAGTGTTAAGAATAGATTTAATTGCAAATAGAATCAGAAATTATGTAATATTCTCACAAAAAAATATGTATAAAGATATTGAACCATTACCAAAACATTCTGAAAAAATATTTGAGAATTTGCTTATATATGGAGAAATTCCACGAAATAGTGTAAAAGATTTATTAGGTGTAAGTAAACCAACAGCCATAAAAATAGTTAAAGAGTTAGAAAAAAGAGAATATATTACCTCATTAAAACCTCAAGGTCCTATTTCTATAAAATTTAACTCTCATTTTGCATCAGAAGTTATACCTGAAATTTTTCCAAAGGTTTGA
- a CDS encoding nucleotide sugar dehydrogenase, with protein MKDKICIIGLGYVGLPLAHAFSEKYEVVGFDIDKSRIDELERAFDRTLELDENQMKEAIKNGMKFTMNIEDIKDCNIYIVTVPTPIKDNNDPDLTPLIKSSETVAKVLKQNDIVIYESTVYPGVTEEVCVPVLEEFSNLKFNENFFCGYSPERINPGDKEHTVTKILKITSGSTPEIAKKVDELYKSIIKAGTHLASSIKVAEAAKVIENTQRDVNIALINELAMIFDLMDINTQDVIEAAATKWNFIKLFPGLVGGHCIGVDPYYLTHKAQSLGYMPNLILGARQINNSISKYIADKALKFMVTENKKLNGSNVLILGATFKENCPDMRNSKVFDIIKELEEFKCNVEVYDYWIDESDKKVKPLNFLEELPLNSERYDAIIVAVNHDKFKNISTNDYKGMSRGEPIILDVKGIVKEPTWRL; from the coding sequence TTGAAAGATAAAATATGTATTATAGGGCTTGGATATGTAGGTCTTCCTTTGGCTCATGCATTTAGTGAAAAATATGAAGTAGTTGGTTTTGATATAGATAAATCAAGAATAGATGAACTAGAAAGAGCTTTTGATAGAACTTTAGAATTAGATGAAAATCAAATGAAAGAAGCTATTAAAAATGGTATGAAATTTACAATGAATATTGAAGATATAAAAGATTGCAATATTTATATAGTAACAGTTCCTACCCCTATAAAAGATAATAATGATCCAGATTTAACTCCTCTTATAAAATCAAGTGAAACAGTTGCAAAAGTTTTAAAACAAAATGATATAGTTATTTATGAAAGTACTGTTTATCCAGGAGTTACTGAAGAAGTTTGTGTTCCAGTTTTAGAAGAATTTTCAAATTTGAAATTCAACGAAAATTTCTTTTGTGGGTATAGTCCTGAAAGAATTAATCCAGGAGATAAAGAGCATACAGTTACAAAAATATTAAAAATTACAAGTGGAAGTACTCCTGAAATAGCTAAAAAAGTTGATGAGTTGTACAAGTCTATAATAAAAGCTGGTACTCATCTTGCATCTTCAATCAAAGTTGCAGAAGCTGCAAAAGTTATTGAAAATACACAAAGAGATGTAAATATAGCTTTAATAAATGAACTTGCTATGATTTTTGATTTAATGGATATAAATACACAAGATGTTATAGAAGCAGCTGCAACTAAGTGGAACTTTATAAAACTTTTCCCAGGTCTTGTAGGGGGACACTGTATCGGAGTTGACCCATACTATCTTACTCATAAAGCACAAAGTTTAGGATATATGCCAAACTTAATTTTAGGCGCAAGACAAATAAACAATAGTATTAGTAAATATATAGCTGATAAAGCACTTAAATTTATGGTTACAGAAAATAAAAAATTGAATGGTTCAAATGTATTAATTCTTGGAGCTACATTTAAAGAAAATTGTCCTGATATGAGAAATTCCAAGGTTTTTGATATTATAAAAGAGCTTGAAGAGTTTAAATGTAATGTTGAAGTATATGATTACTGGATAGATGAGAGTGATAAAAAGGTAAAACCTTTGAATTTTTTAGAAGAATTACCATTAAATAGTGAAAGATATGATGCTATTATTGTTGCTGTAAATCATGATAAATTTAAAAATATTTCAACAAATGATTATAAAGGAATGTCAAGAGGTGAACCAATAATATTGGATGTAAAAGGAATTGTAAAAGAGCCTACTTGGAGGCTTTAG
- a CDS encoding Sua5 YciO YrdC YwlC family protein has protein sequence MNPDLVYLVQTDTTVGFSSSNDEKLSNIKQRPSNQKILKTLDSFVTLKEFARVPKKFRKIVRNSSKTTFIYPNLNSFRVVKSESIFFDFIKKFRVLSSTSANKTKKSFEYDFAFEKCDVEVISNVGFFETSSSKIYKLGKNRLKKIR, from the coding sequence ATGAATCCAGATTTAGTATATTTGGTACAAACAGATACAACTGTTGGTTTCTCATCATCAAATGATGAGAAACTATCAAATATAAAACAAAGACCTTCAAATCAAAAAATCCTTAAAACTTTGGATAGTTTTGTAACTTTAAAGGAGTTTGCAAGAGTTCCAAAAAAGTTTAGAAAAATAGTGCGAAATAGTTCTAAAACTACATTTATATATCCAAATTTAAACTCTTTTAGAGTTGTAAAATCTGAGTCTATATTTTTTGATTTTATAAAAAAATTTAGAGTTTTATCTTCAACTTCTGCAAATAAGACAAAAAAAAGTTTTGAGTATGATTTTGCTTTTGAAAAATGTGATGTAGAAGTTATCTCAAATGTAGGATTTTTTGAAACTTCCTCTTCAAAAATTTATAAATTAGGTAAAAATAGGTTAAAAAAAATAAGATAG
- a CDS encoding Gfo/Idh/MocA family oxidoreductase → MKNFALIGASGYIAPRHMKAIKETGNNLVVAMDTYDGIGIMDSNFPQADFFTEFERFSAFVDSFKRDGNKIDYMAITTPNYLHDSHIRFALKSGSNAICEKPLVLNPNQIDDLKIVEKESGKKVYTILQLRLHDSIIALKEKISKELKNNPDKIYDIDLTYLTSRGKWYFESWKGHEAKSGGIASNIGVHFFDMLSWIFGELKENIVYIKNPDVNAGFMKLKNANVRWFLSVNYNYIPEDIKATGKTTFRSITVDGEEFEFSEGFTDLHTKSYNDILNGGGFGLDDAKNSIVIVSDIRKMNTVPLDEKAHPFCEKVFSL, encoded by the coding sequence ATGAAAAATTTTGCACTTATTGGAGCAAGTGGTTATATAGCACCTAGACATATGAAAGCTATAAAAGAGACAGGAAATAATCTTGTTGTTGCTATGGATACTTATGATGGTATTGGAATAATGGATAGTAATTTTCCACAAGCTGATTTTTTTACAGAGTTTGAAAGATTTAGTGCCTTTGTAGATAGCTTCAAAAGAGATGGCAATAAAATAGATTATATGGCTATTACTACACCAAATTATTTACATGATAGTCATATTAGATTTGCTTTAAAAAGTGGATCTAATGCTATTTGTGAAAAACCATTAGTTTTAAATCCAAATCAAATAGATGATTTAAAAATAGTAGAAAAAGAGAGTGGTAAAAAAGTATATACAATTCTACAATTAAGACTTCATGATTCTATAATAGCATTAAAAGAAAAAATTTCTAAAGAGTTAAAAAACAATCCAGATAAAATCTATGATATAGATTTAACATATCTTACAAGCAGAGGAAAATGGTATTTTGAATCTTGGAAGGGTCATGAAGCAAAAAGCGGTGGAATAGCATCTAATATTGGGGTACATTTCTTTGATATGCTATCTTGGATTTTTGGAGAGTTAAAAGAAAATATAGTATATATAAAAAATCCTGATGTAAATGCTGGATTTATGAAACTTAAAAATGCAAATGTTAGATGGTTTTTATCTGTAAACTATAATTATATTCCAGAAGATATCAAAGCTACTGGAAAAACTACTTTTAGAAGTATCACTGTAGATGGTGAAGAGTTTGAGTTTAGTGAAGGTTTCACAGATTTACATACAAAATCATATAATGATATTTTAAATGGTGGTGGATTTGGACTTGATGATGCTAAAAATTCAATAGTAATAGTTTCAGATATTAGAAAAATGAATACAGTACCTTTAGATGAAAAAGCTCATCCGTTTTGTGAAAAAGTTTTTAGTTTATAG
- the carB gene encoding carbamoyl-phosphate synthase large subunit, which translates to MPKREDIKNILLIGSGPIVIGQACEFDYSGTQATKTLKELGYRVVLVNSNPATIMTDPEFADKTYIEPITEEVVLNIIKKENIDAILPTMGGQTALNIATSMYSKGLLEGITFLGVHPEAIKKGEDRQLFTESMRKIGLDLPRSENAYTLEEAMRLAKDIGFPVISRASFTLAGAGSGVAYNMEEFKALAQAGLDASPINEIEILESVLGWKEYEMEIIRDTNDNCIVVCSIENLDPMGVHTGDSITIAPALTLTDKEYAKMRDASFAILREVGVNSGGSNVQFAMCPKTGRMIVIEMNPRVSRSSALASKATGYPIAKVSTLLAVGFTLDEITNDMTGTLASFEPAVDYIVAKVPRFTFEKFPKANSTLTTSMKSVGEVMSIGRNFNETIQKAYCSLETGLSGFDSITTDLELIKKEIRRPNDKRLQYLMDGMRQGLTNEDIFELSKIDPWFLAKFREMYEMELSMTPAILKDEALLRKVKSNGFSDKFIANVIGKTEEDVYLARKALDIDFEYNEVDTCAGEFKALNQYLYSTTNVSKLPKVEMPKSTQKKVMIIGGGPNRIGQGIEFDYCCVHASFALTEMGVKTIMYNCNPETVSTDYDTSDVLYFEPIDFEHVRSVVEKEQPDGVIVHFGGQTPLKLAQVLTKAGAKIIGTTADVIDLAEDRKKFSAFVEKIGLLQPENGTAVKLDEAIQIAEKIGYPVLVRPSFVLGGRGMKIVYSTEELKQYMDEAVSVSNDAPVLIDKFLDRAIELDVDCICDGKEVYIGGIMQHIEEAGIHSGDSACSLPPISISDDLIKQLESKTKEMALGLGVVGLMNTQYAIHKGQIYLIEVNPRASRTVPFVSKATGMPLAKVATRVMWGETLRDALKVYDRDIVYEENGVLKPRLKDHVAVKESVFPFNKLVGADLLLSPEMKSTGEVMGIASNFAMAFAKSQNAAKNSLPKSGKVFISLCDLDKEFASTIAKSLVDSGFTICATGGTEKIISEAGIACEKVLKVSEGRPNITDLLTNGDIVMAINTSGEQEASKDDGKEIRRAVLRMSVPYFTTVAAAFAATDAIKELKTSDVSTPKSIQEYLNY; encoded by the coding sequence ATGCCAAAAAGAGAAGATATAAAAAACATTTTGTTGATTGGTTCAGGACCGATTGTTATAGGACAGGCGTGTGAGTTCGATTATTCTGGTACTCAAGCAACAAAAACTTTGAAAGAGCTTGGATATAGAGTTGTCCTTGTTAACTCAAACCCAGCAACTATCATGACAGATCCAGAATTTGCTGATAAAACTTATATAGAACCAATTACAGAAGAGGTTGTTTTAAATATAATTAAAAAAGAGAATATAGATGCTATTTTGCCTACAATGGGTGGACAAACTGCACTAAATATAGCGACTTCAATGTATTCAAAAGGACTTTTAGAAGGAATTACTTTTTTAGGAGTTCATCCAGAAGCTATTAAAAAAGGTGAAGATAGACAGCTTTTTACTGAAAGTATGAGAAAAATCGGATTAGATTTACCAAGAAGTGAAAATGCTTATACTCTTGAAGAGGCTATGAGACTTGCAAAAGATATAGGATTCCCTGTTATTAGCAGAGCTTCATTTACTCTTGCAGGTGCTGGAAGTGGTGTTGCTTATAATATGGAAGAGTTTAAAGCACTAGCTCAAGCAGGACTTGATGCTTCACCAATCAATGAAATTGAGATTTTAGAGTCTGTTTTAGGTTGGAAAGAGTATGAGATGGAGATAATCAGAGATACAAATGATAATTGTATTGTTGTTTGTTCTATTGAAAATCTTGATCCTATGGGAGTTCATACAGGAGATAGTATTACTATTGCACCTGCACTTACACTTACAGATAAAGAGTATGCAAAGATGAGAGATGCTTCTTTTGCAATTTTAAGAGAAGTTGGAGTAAATAGTGGTGGATCAAACGTTCAATTTGCAATGTGTCCAAAAACAGGAAGAATGATTGTAATTGAGATGAATCCAAGAGTTTCTAGAAGTTCTGCACTTGCTTCTAAAGCTACTGGTTACCCAATCGCAAAAGTATCAACACTTTTAGCAGTTGGATTTACACTTGATGAGATTACAAATGATATGACAGGAACATTAGCAAGTTTTGAGCCTGCGGTTGATTATATCGTTGCAAAAGTTCCTAGATTTACATTTGAAAAATTCCCAAAAGCAAACTCAACTTTAACAACTTCTATGAAAAGTGTTGGTGAAGTTATGTCTATTGGAAGAAATTTCAATGAGACTATCCAAAAAGCTTATTGCTCTTTAGAGACTGGTCTTAGTGGATTTGATAGCATTACAACAGATTTAGAACTAATCAAAAAAGAGATTAGAAGACCAAATGATAAAAGACTTCAATACCTAATGGATGGTATGAGACAAGGTTTAACAAATGAGGATATCTTTGAGTTATCAAAAATAGACCCTTGGTTCTTAGCTAAGTTTAGAGAGATGTACGAAATGGAACTTTCTATGACTCCTGCAATTTTAAAAGATGAAGCACTTTTAAGAAAAGTAAAATCAAATGGGTTTAGTGATAAATTTATTGCAAATGTTATTGGAAAAACTGAAGAAGATGTATATCTTGCACGAAAAGCTTTAGATATAGATTTTGAATACAATGAAGTTGATACTTGTGCAGGAGAGTTTAAGGCTTTAAATCAATACTTATATTCAACTACAAATGTTTCAAAACTTCCAAAAGTAGAGATGCCTAAATCAACTCAGAAAAAAGTTATGATTATTGGTGGAGGACCAAATAGAATTGGTCAAGGAATAGAGTTTGACTACTGTTGTGTGCATGCAAGTTTCGCATTAACTGAAATGGGTGTTAAAACAATTATGTATAACTGCAACCCTGAAACTGTAAGTACAGATTATGATACTTCAGATGTTTTATACTTTGAACCAATCGATTTTGAACATGTTAGAAGTGTAGTTGAAAAAGAGCAACCAGATGGTGTAATAGTTCATTTTGGTGGACAAACTCCATTAAAACTTGCACAAGTTTTAACAAAAGCTGGAGCAAAAATTATTGGAACAACAGCAGATGTAATTGATTTAGCTGAAGATAGAAAAAAATTCTCTGCATTTGTTGAAAAAATAGGTCTTTTACAACCAGAAAATGGAACAGCAGTTAAACTTGATGAAGCTATACAAATAGCTGAAAAAATAGGTTATCCAGTATTAGTAAGACCTTCTTTTGTTCTTGGTGGAAGAGGTATGAAAATTGTTTACTCAACTGAAGAGTTAAAACAGTATATGGATGAAGCAGTCTCAGTTTCAAATGATGCACCTGTTTTAATTGATAAATTCTTAGATAGAGCTATTGAGCTTGATGTTGATTGTATTTGTGATGGAAAAGAGGTTTATATTGGTGGAATTATGCAACATATTGAAGAAGCTGGTATTCACTCAGGTGATAGTGCTTGTTCACTTCCTCCAATCTCTATAAGTGATGATTTAATTAAACAATTAGAATCAAAAACTAAAGAGATGGCTTTAGGTCTTGGAGTTGTTGGTTTGATGAATACTCAATATGCAATTCATAAAGGACAAATATATCTAATTGAAGTAAATCCAAGAGCATCTAGAACTGTTCCATTTGTATCTAAAGCAACAGGAATGCCACTTGCAAAAGTTGCAACTAGAGTTATGTGGGGAGAAACTTTAAGAGATGCTCTTAAAGTTTATGATAGAGATATTGTATATGAAGAAAATGGTGTTTTAAAACCAAGATTAAAAGATCACGTAGCTGTTAAAGAGTCTGTTTTCCCATTTAACAAACTAGTAGGTGCAGATTTACTTTTAAGTCCTGAAATGAAAAGTACAGGTGAAGTTATGGGAATTGCATCAAATTTTGCGATGGCATTTGCAAAATCACAAAATGCAGCTAAAAACTCTCTTCCAAAAAGTGGAAAAGTGTTTATCTCTTTATGTGATTTGGATAAAGAGTTTGCTTCAACTATTGCAAAAAGCTTAGTTGATAGTGGCTTTACTATATGTGCTACTGGAGGAACTGAAAAAATTATATCTGAAGCTGGAATTGCTTGTGAGAAAGTTTTAAAAGTTAGTGAAGGAAGACCAAATATCACAGATTTATTGACAAATGGTGATATTGTAATGGCAATAAATACAAGTGGAGAGCAAGAAGCTTCAAAAGATGATGGAAAAGAGATAAGAAGAGCAGTTTTAAGAATGAGTGTTCCTTATTTCACAACTGTTGCTGCTGCTTTTGCAGCAACTGATGCAATCAAAGAGTTAAAAACTTCAGATGTTTCAACTCCAAAATCAATTCAAGAGTATTTAAACTACTAA
- the xseB gene encoding exodeoxyribonuclease VII small subunit, with protein MEDIKKQEDINFEDKITKAKELLEKLSNPQITINESLKLYNDGLKELELAQKLLEEAKLIFVTQSNNS; from the coding sequence ATGGAAGATATTAAAAAACAAGAAGATATTAATTTTGAAGATAAAATTACAAAAGCAAAAGAGCTTTTAGAAAAACTTTCAAATCCACAAATTACAATAAATGAGTCATTAAAGTTATATAACGATGGTTTAAAAGAGTTAGAACTTGCTCAAAAGTTACTAGAAGAGGCAAAATTAATTTTTGTTACTCAAAGCAATAACTCTTGA
- a CDS encoding type II toxin-antitoxin system HipA family toxin, whose translation MITIKAWKKDIAQLVEYKGVIKFKYLDSNNLDFSPIKMPIKNRQVYNFSHIDFQYGLPGLISDCLPGSYGMNYLDRFMFQYLKRKPTIFERLQFLGTHTLGALEFHPSLEAEEYKEVLNISKVYEESKKILNQENEKENNSILTLKTLIAVSNSAGGGARSKAIVGFNPKDKTISLTRKQGDFPKDYYPVIIKYDEQDISMYPTLSNKYKDASIATKLEYLYYLFAKESSVNISPCELLEQEGRTHFLTYRFDLKDNERFHIHSLSGMMHYNPAETYNDFIDMFRISLKLNLSQKDKEEVVKVILFNAIFGNKDDHSKNFSFLMNSQGKWSFAPAYDLTYTSNGYHQMLLGNKVLNRALFEDLKNAFEPYNIKESFLKENIEKMIDIKHKKLVQEFINYDIPKNLANHILNETKIVDENFSKEIKK comes from the coding sequence ATGATTACTATAAAAGCTTGGAAAAAAGATATAGCACAGTTAGTAGAGTATAAAGGTGTAATAAAGTTTAAATATTTAGATTCAAACAATCTTGATTTCTCACCAATTAAAATGCCTATAAAAAATAGACAAGTGTATAATTTTTCCCATATTGATTTTCAATATGGGCTCCCAGGCTTGATAAGTGATTGTTTACCTGGAAGTTATGGTATGAATTATTTAGATCGTTTTATGTTTCAATATCTAAAAAGAAAACCCACTATTTTTGAAAGATTACAATTTTTAGGAACTCATACTTTAGGTGCTTTAGAATTTCATCCTTCTTTAGAAGCAGAAGAGTATAAAGAAGTTTTAAATATATCAAAAGTTTATGAAGAGTCTAAAAAAATTTTAAATCAAGAAAATGAAAAAGAAAATAACTCTATACTTACTCTTAAAACACTTATTGCAGTTTCAAACTCTGCTGGTGGAGGTGCTAGATCAAAAGCAATTGTTGGATTTAATCCTAAAGACAAGACAATAAGTTTAACTAGAAAACAAGGAGATTTTCCAAAAGATTACTATCCTGTTATTATAAAATATGATGAGCAAGATATATCAATGTATCCAACTTTGTCAAATAAATACAAAGATGCTTCTATTGCTACAAAATTGGAGTATTTGTATTACTTATTTGCAAAAGAGTCTAGTGTTAATATAAGTCCTTGTGAGTTGCTAGAACAAGAAGGACGAACCCATTTTTTAACTTATAGATTTGATTTGAAAGATAATGAAAGATTTCATATTCACTCTTTATCTGGCATGATGCATTATAATCCAGCTGAAACATATAATGATTTTATTGATATGTTTAGAATATCTTTAAAGCTTAATTTATCACAAAAAGATAAAGAAGAGGTTGTAAAAGTAATCTTATTTAATGCAATTTTTGGAAACAAAGATGATCATTCAAAAAACTTTTCGTTTTTAATGAATAGCCAAGGGAAATGGAGTTTTGCACCTGCTTATGATTTGACATATACAAGCAATGGATACCATCAAATGCTGCTTGGAAATAAAGTTTTAAATAGAGCTTTATTTGAAGATTTGAAAAATGCTTTTGAACCATACAATATTAAAGAGTCATTTTTAAAAGAAAATATAGAAAAAATGATAGATATAAAGCATAAAAAATTAGTTCAAGAATTTATAAATTATGATATACCTAAAAATTTAGCAAATCATATTTTAAATGAAACAAAAATAGTAGATGAAAACTTTAGTAAGGAAATAAAAAAGTGA